The following are encoded in a window of Mycoplasmopsis verecunda genomic DNA:
- a CDS encoding FAD synthase has protein sequence MNELIIYDLDDFITMENDNFILGSFESFHLGHYQLLKEAQSNGGRIILVCFNAEKGMPKFKKKIFTDNYAKYEQLARLPFDAIVQLDFNRIKHLSGEDFLLALAQNHYVNFIAGSDFRFGNNASFTLEDFDNEEYYSKFKIQQVDLLQDINSKISTSKLKESLEFGDINFINSLLVFNYAFSGILNEPNIIKTIDNLCKIQSATYCALFHIGEFVYYGVMHISLSGVRTLKLIKYEINDTVMNTRVVVEVVSKIRTIISNYDDYINDEDMQRAQDYFARKIIENKK, from the coding sequence ATGAACGAATTAATAATTTATGATTTAGATGATTTTATAACAATGGAAAATGATAATTTCATATTAGGGTCATTTGAATCATTCCATTTAGGGCATTATCAATTATTAAAGGAAGCGCAAAGCAATGGTGGCAGAATTATATTAGTATGTTTTAATGCTGAAAAAGGTATGCCTAAGTTTAAGAAAAAAATTTTTACTGATAATTATGCTAAATATGAGCAGTTAGCTAGATTGCCTTTTGATGCAATCGTTCAGTTAGATTTTAATCGAATTAAGCATTTATCAGGAGAAGATTTTTTACTAGCTTTAGCTCAAAATCATTATGTAAACTTTATAGCAGGAAGTGACTTTAGATTTGGAAATAATGCTTCATTTACATTAGAAGACTTTGATAATGAAGAATATTATTCAAAATTTAAAATTCAACAAGTAGACTTATTGCAAGATATAAATTCAAAAATTTCAACATCGAAATTAAAAGAAAGTTTAGAGTTTGGAGATATTAATTTTATCAATTCACTATTAGTGTTTAATTATGCTTTCTCAGGCATACTAAATGAGCCAAATATAATTAAAACAATAGATAATTTATGCAAAATCCAAAGTGCAACATATTGTGCATTATTTCACATAGGCGAATTCGTTTATTATGGTGTAATGCATATTTCTCTTTCTGGAGTAAGAACATTAAAACTAATTAAATACGAAATTAATGATACAGTTATGAATACTAGAGTTGTAGTTGAAGTTGTGTCTAAAATTAGAACTATTATCTCAAATTATGATGATTATATAAATGATGAAGATATGCAAAGGGCTCAAGATTATTTTGCAAGAAAAATAATAGAAAATAAGAAGTAA
- a CDS encoding ABC transporter permease translates to MYQLNWLIKRNLIMFFKDPRKIFMTFLSPIITVVAFVLFGRYLFSSQVTNITNVEIQKQYVDGSMLTGLLSLSTITTALSLCVFIVQDAEKKIFNDLAITPIRPALIRFSYLIVNVILNVLICVVLYILFVFYMLGNGTIQLLDARRGFLILGIVILGAVLNSTLFTFLFSFIKSVAVYSSLIGMLSSIVGFLIGAFVPLALFPDWLKGFASVLPGTQVTNLLRFYTFESIIDISKAQGLINITLANYNVQWYVSMAYVSVFIVISLVFAYLFRFNAKKGR, encoded by the coding sequence ATGTATCAATTAAATTGATTAATTAAAAGAAATTTAATAATGTTTTTCAAAGATCCTAGAAAAATATTTATGACTTTTCTTTCTCCTATTATTACAGTTGTTGCTTTTGTTTTGTTTGGTAGATATTTATTCTCATCACAAGTTACTAATATTACTAATGTAGAAATACAAAAACAATATGTAGATGGTTCAATGCTTACTGGATTGCTTTCATTATCTACAATTACTACAGCTCTTTCATTATGTGTCTTTATTGTGCAAGATGCAGAAAAGAAAATATTTAATGACTTAGCTATAACTCCAATTAGACCAGCACTAATTCGTTTTAGTTATTTAATTGTAAATGTCATTCTAAATGTATTAATTTGTGTAGTTCTATACATATTATTTGTATTCTATATGCTAGGAAATGGAACCATACAGTTGCTTGATGCAAGAAGAGGATTCTTAATTTTGGGAATAGTTATTTTAGGAGCTGTGTTAAACTCAACATTATTTACATTCTTATTTAGCTTTATAAAAAGTGTGGCAGTATATTCTAGTTTAATAGGAATGCTATCATCAATAGTTGGTTTCTTAATTGGAGCTTTTGTTCCACTAGCTCTGTTTCCAGATTGACTAAAAGGATTTGCTTCTGTTCTACCAGGAACTCAAGTTACTAATTTATTAAGATTTTACACATTTGAATCTATTATAGATATTAGCAAAGCTCAAGGCCTAATTAATATCACATTAGCTAATTATAATGTGCAATGATATGTATCAATGGCTTATGTTTCAGTATTTATTGTAATATCATTAGTATTTGCTTATTTATTTAGATTTAATGCTAAAAAAGGAAGATAA
- the truB gene encoding tRNA pseudouridine(55) synthase TruB, producing the protein MFYKFNKPTGVYANKTVRSLQRELKASKIGHIGILDPLAEGLMIVATDFETKLLQYIDNKSKTYIAKAKLHYSSETYDTDSELIFHNEEKISLEQLINAVKYMKTTTSQLPPIWSAKKISGKKAYEYARNDEQVILKEQSINIHKYEILNFDYDKQEAKFLISVSEGTYIRSLLVDTAKYLNIHCVMSELKRIQVGKISLGNLQPNDYELIPVEELINLKQIELSIQDKKYIQNGNAFYCKNDNGMYLLINPANNLICAIGEIKDNIFQPKKVALERV; encoded by the coding sequence ATGTTTTATAAATTTAATAAACCCACTGGTGTGTATGCAAACAAGACAGTCCGTTCATTGCAAAGAGAATTAAAAGCTTCAAAAATAGGACACATTGGTATTTTAGATCCTCTAGCTGAAGGATTAATGATTGTTGCAACTGATTTTGAAACAAAATTATTACAATATATTGATAATAAATCAAAGACATATATTGCGAAGGCTAAATTGCATTATTCAAGTGAAACTTATGATACTGATAGTGAATTAATTTTTCATAATGAAGAAAAAATATCATTAGAACAATTAATTAATGCTGTCAAATATATGAAAACAACTACGTCACAGTTACCTCCTATTTGGAGTGCAAAAAAAATCAGTGGTAAAAAAGCTTATGAGTATGCACGTAATGATGAACAAGTAATATTAAAAGAACAAAGTATTAATATTCATAAATATGAAATATTAAACTTCGATTATGATAAGCAGGAAGCCAAATTTTTAATTTCAGTATCAGAAGGGACATATATCCGTTCGTTATTAGTAGATACGGCTAAATATCTTAATATCCATTGTGTAATGAGCGAGTTAAAACGCATACAAGTTGGTAAAATTTCTCTAGGAAACTTACAGCCAAATGATTATGAATTAATACCAGTTGAAGAATTAATAAATTTAAAACAAATAGAATTATCTATACAAGATAAGAAATATATACAAAATGGAAATGCATTTTATTGTAAAAACGACAATGGCATGTATTTACTAATAAATCCAGCAAATAATTTAATATGTGCAATTGGTGAAATTAAGGATAATATATTTCAACCAAAAAAAGTTGCTTTGGAAAGGGTATAA
- a CDS encoding ABC transporter ATP-binding protein: protein MGEKYSLEIDNLSKSFKNIKALNDLSFKVKKGELFGFLGLNGAGKTTTLSIILGIVKKNSGKIKVDGIDLDTKQAKNINNKIGIVFQESILDEKLSVYDNLMSRAAMYKKFFKDITTKELVDDVINDFQLHDLLKKSYGSLSGGQRRRVDIARALVHKPEILFLDEPTTGLDPNSRELVWNILRKIQTEKGLTILLTTHYMEEANWCNYAIILQKGHKLAEGTPAELKNQYSKTKIFVYQEPNSVLEDLFTTHNASFKYADRRYFVEFNTYKEAQDFVNKFGPILQDYELIKGTMDDVFLTVTKQESVGR, encoded by the coding sequence ATGGGTGAAAAATATTCTTTAGAAATAGACAATTTGTCTAAGTCATTTAAGAACATAAAAGCACTGAATGATTTGTCTTTCAAAGTCAAAAAAGGAGAATTGTTCGGTTTTTTGGGCCTTAATGGTGCTGGCAAAACGACAACATTAAGTATCATTCTTGGAATTGTAAAAAAAAATTCTGGAAAAATAAAAGTTGATGGCATTGATTTAGATACTAAACAAGCAAAAAATATTAACAACAAAATTGGAATTGTTTTTCAAGAATCAATATTAGATGAGAAATTATCTGTATATGATAATTTAATGTCTCGTGCTGCAATGTATAAGAAATTTTTCAAAGATATAACAACAAAAGAATTAGTTGATGATGTAATTAATGATTTTCAATTACATGATTTATTAAAAAAATCTTATGGTTCACTTTCAGGTGGGCAAAGAAGAAGAGTGGATATAGCTAGAGCTCTTGTTCATAAGCCGGAAATTTTATTCTTAGATGAACCTACTACTGGCTTGGACCCTAATTCACGTGAACTAGTTTGAAATATTTTGAGAAAAATCCAAACTGAAAAAGGATTAACAATTTTATTAACAACTCACTATATGGAAGAAGCTAACTGATGTAATTATGCTATCATACTACAAAAAGGACATAAATTAGCAGAAGGTACACCAGCTGAATTAAAAAATCAATATTCTAAAACTAAAATATTTGTGTATCAAGAGCCTAATTCAGTTCTTGAAGATTTATTTACAACACATAATGCTAGCTTTAAATATGCTGACCGCAGATATTTTGTTGAATTCAACACATATAAAGAAGCTCAAGATTTTGTAAATAAATTCGGGCCAATTTTACAAGATTATGAATTAATCAAAGGTACCATGGATGATGTATTTCTAACAGTAACAAAACAAGAAAGTGTAGGCAGATAA
- the gmk gene encoding guanylate kinase, with the protein MDTKKSPIIIFTGPSGVGKGTVERLLFEYDELNLSLSCSATTRLPREGELDGIHYHFIDVDTFRDKIKSRKFIEFSYHLSNYYGTLYSELDKIHNKHKVPMLEIETNGAKQIIKKFSSDSKEAEKYNLITIFLAPPSVQDLKDRILKRGSENNETLKQRLKKAEEEIADSQIFKYKIINDVPERAAEEIRAILHKELGIEN; encoded by the coding sequence ATGGATACAAAAAAGAGCCCTATTATTATTTTTACCGGACCTAGTGGTGTTGGTAAAGGAACTGTAGAAAGATTGCTTTTTGAATACGATGAGTTAAACTTATCGCTATCTTGTTCTGCGACTACTAGACTTCCTAGAGAAGGAGAGCTTGACGGTATCCATTACCACTTTATTGATGTTGATACATTTAGAGATAAAATTAAAAGTCGTAAATTTATCGAATTTTCATATCACTTATCTAATTACTATGGAACATTATACTCAGAATTAGATAAAATTCACAATAAGCATAAAGTGCCTATGTTAGAAATTGAAACCAATGGTGCTAAGCAAATTATTAAAAAGTTTTCTAGCGATTCAAAAGAAGCAGAAAAATATAATTTAATAACTATTTTCCTTGCCCCGCCATCTGTCCAAGATTTAAAAGACAGAATACTAAAACGTGGTTCAGAAAACAACGAAACATTAAAACAAAGATTGAAGAAAGCCGAAGAAGAAATAGCTGACTCACAAATCTTCAAATACAAGATTATTAACGATGTACCTGAAAGAGCAGCAGAAGAAATTCGTGCCATCCTTCATAAGGAGCTAGGTATTGAAAATTAA
- a CDS encoding YcsE-related riboflavin metabolism phosphatase has translation MKQLKDLIKIAAFDVDGTILPNGTTQFSMNTRKIFPLLKLNGITTVISSAREFATIGDFLDQLDPVDYFIGANGAFIFDNNKKEFVYKNTLKKDEVIKIYNEFKDKVNAVAVADFDKVFKTPNMDLSSWFIRPFMTNYYNFDENELSNDDLYVITLNVDNSDEISKEIKEFIENNNLNMEISAKWSRGIFIGPKNVSKSHTLNILCEKLGYKMNENLIAFGDSSNDYEMLRDAYYGVAMERANEWIKSVANDIALDCEYDGAYLKLKELKLI, from the coding sequence ATGAAACAATTAAAAGATTTAATTAAAATTGCAGCATTTGATGTAGATGGAACAATTTTGCCTAATGGGACAACTCAATTTTCAATGAATACAAGAAAAATATTTCCATTATTAAAACTAAATGGAATTACAACTGTTATTTCATCAGCAAGAGAATTCGCAACAATAGGAGACTTTCTTGATCAACTAGATCCAGTAGATTATTTTATTGGAGCTAATGGTGCTTTTATTTTTGATAATAATAAAAAAGAATTTGTGTATAAAAATACATTAAAAAAAGATGAAGTTATCAAAATTTATAATGAATTTAAAGATAAAGTTAATGCAGTTGCTGTAGCCGATTTTGATAAAGTATTTAAAACACCTAATATGGATCTTTCATCTTGATTTATTCGTCCATTTATGACCAATTATTATAACTTTGATGAAAATGAATTATCAAATGATGATTTATATGTCATCACTTTAAATGTTGATAATTCTGATGAAATATCAAAAGAAATTAAAGAATTTATCGAAAATAATAATTTAAATATGGAAATATCAGCAAAATGGTCTAGAGGAATATTTATTGGACCTAAAAATGTATCAAAAAGTCACACATTAAATATCCTATGTGAAAAACTCGGTTATAAGATGAATGAAAACTTAATTGCTTTCGGGGACAGTAGCAATGATTATGAAATGTTAAGAGATGCATATTATGGTGTTGCTATGGAAAGAGCTAATGAATGAATTAAATCAGTAGCTAACGATATAGCTTTAGATTGTGAATATGATGGAGCTTATTTAAAATTAAAGGAATTGAAATTAATTTAA
- a CDS encoding putative cysteine peptidase, whose translation MNKKIFKILSLMLGITPITIAPSMTYQNKIEKEEYQNEFLIKTELARIERLDGNVHNVVFTKIIKDLNDRKVLLIAFNNIYSIVDISTLMSLETKWIDISEYKDNNNLFYIPIQGLFIKINGTDYQQIESKEIVKYNDIKDDYIRLYLEKDSFFKEQEYQNREEELKLKFNNDKSLIVDKRNPYTEINASVHYGNEKLFISQPNVSHITPHSWWWLTRDNFSRMGYDDDRADEYFNKRISSGWCCYNALANLLLYNEIFKHPGKLFSNEEFNKYFTYELHNSNEPYYSSPIYRWNKFNDNASSDDERKTLVYNLHKLNNKNYNNFSIPNTGMNFNKLYRKFVEGKDTEKYYREVYSDSWWYTAHYVWEYITKRHLPVIMTTVNVDKKYKSFDHAFVVYGYDNKTNQFLITNLWGNRETNACLINYQLWAGNYSFFTIIPQNYDESKAQHGKYFLYKGKHYDWKYIEEVMVYDNTLYNKK comes from the coding sequence ATGAATAAAAAAATTTTTAAAATATTGTCATTGATGTTAGGAATTACTCCGATTACAATTGCTCCATCTATGACTTATCAAAATAAAATTGAAAAAGAAGAATATCAAAATGAGTTCTTAATAAAAACAGAACTTGCAAGAATTGAAAGATTAGATGGTAATGTACACAATGTAGTATTTACTAAAATTATAAAAGACTTAAATGATAGAAAAGTTTTACTAATTGCATTTAATAATATTTATTCAATAGTTGATATTTCTACATTAATGAGCTTAGAAACAAAATGAATAGATATTTCAGAATATAAGGATAATAATAATTTATTTTATATACCTATACAAGGTTTATTTATAAAAATAAATGGCACTGATTATCAACAAATAGAATCTAAAGAAATTGTTAAATATAATGATATAAAGGATGATTATATTAGGTTATATTTAGAAAAAGACTCATTTTTCAAAGAGCAAGAGTATCAAAACAGAGAAGAAGAATTAAAACTAAAATTTAATAATGATAAATCTTTAATTGTTGACAAAAGAAATCCATACACTGAAATTAATGCTAGTGTCCACTATGGTAATGAGAAACTTTTTATATCGCAGCCAAATGTCAGTCATATTACTCCACATAGTTGATGATGATTAACAAGAGATAATTTCAGCAGAATGGGATATGATGATGATAGAGCAGATGAATATTTTAATAAAAGAATTTCGAGTGGATGATGTTGTTATAATGCTTTAGCAAATCTATTGTTATATAACGAAATATTCAAACATCCTGGAAAATTGTTTAGCAATGAAGAGTTTAATAAATATTTCACTTATGAATTGCATAATAGCAATGAACCTTATTATAGTTCTCCTATTTATAGATGAAATAAATTTAATGATAATGCAAGTTCAGATGATGAAAGAAAAACTCTTGTATATAACTTACATAAGTTAAATAATAAGAATTACAACAATTTTTCTATACCAAATACTGGAATGAATTTTAATAAGCTTTATAGAAAATTTGTTGAAGGAAAAGACACTGAAAAATATTATAGAGAAGTTTATAGTGATAGTTGATGATATACAGCACATTATGTGTGGGAATATATAACAAAAAGACATTTACCTGTTATAATGACAACAGTAAATGTCGACAAAAAATATAAGAGTTTTGACCATGCATTTGTGGTATATGGATATGATAATAAGACTAATCAATTTTTAATAACAAACTTATGAGGCAATAGGGAGACAAATGCATGTTTAATTAATTACCAATTGTGAGCAGGAAACTATTCATTCTTTACAATAATACCGCAAAATTATGATGAGAGCAAAGCACAACATGGTAAGTATTTTCTATATAAAGGTAAACACTATGATTGAAAATATATAGAGGAGGTAATGGTTTATGACAACACACTTTACAACAAAAAATAA
- a CDS encoding PP2C family protein-serine/threonine phosphatase produces MKINYYLESLQGIRPKNDDRASVFQNEKATLAILCDGIGGHSYGDVAAQTVIDIFNTEFYNNFHVSNNITAKQWIFLTFDKAKSALKSISSAHSEKSSMGTTAVGCLILHNTKNILVFNSGDSRCYVAKSDKLVQVTIDHNVENQLILEGEDVEKYNPEMRKYLTSAVLPNYNTLIELFEISPKGFDNINKILLTSDGVHGFMSKDELEYYVLQDKALSLIGKQILDEAIVSESTDNMTLVLLQITNGGNDVK; encoded by the coding sequence TTGAAAATTAATTATTACTTAGAATCATTGCAAGGAATTAGACCAAAAAATGATGATAGAGCAAGTGTTTTTCAAAATGAAAAAGCTACACTTGCTATTTTGTGTGACGGAATCGGTGGACATTCATATGGAGATGTAGCTGCACAAACTGTTATCGATATATTTAATACTGAGTTTTACAATAACTTTCATGTATCAAATAACATAACTGCTAAGCAATGAATATTTTTAACATTTGATAAAGCTAAATCTGCATTGAAATCAATTTCATCAGCACATTCTGAAAAAAGCTCTATGGGAACAACTGCTGTAGGGTGTTTAATTTTGCATAATACAAAAAATATCTTAGTATTTAATTCAGGTGATAGCCGTTGTTATGTTGCTAAAAGCGATAAGTTAGTTCAAGTAACAATTGATCATAATGTAGAAAATCAACTTATTCTTGAAGGAGAAGATGTTGAAAAATACAATCCTGAAATGAGAAAATATTTAACTAGTGCTGTTTTACCTAATTACAATACACTGATTGAATTATTTGAAATATCGCCAAAAGGTTTTGATAATATAAATAAAATTTTATTAACTTCTGATGGAGTGCATGGATTTATGTCTAAAGACGAGTTAGAATATTATGTATTGCAAGACAAAGCATTATCGCTAATTGGAAAACAAATTTTAGATGAAGCTATTGTGTCTGAATCAACAGATAATATGACTCTTGTTTTATTACAAATAACAAATGGAGGAAATGATGTCAAATAA
- the rpsO gene encoding 30S ribosomal protein S15, translated as MVSKERKAELVKQFGKNPKDTGNTAVQIAILTEDIELLKPHFLNNPKDNHSKRGFLAKIAQRKVLLKHLRENNFEEYNKVIEALNIRK; from the coding sequence ATGGTTTCAAAAGAAAGAAAAGCAGAATTAGTTAAACAATTCGGAAAAAATCCTAAAGATACAGGTAACACAGCGGTTCAAATCGCTATTTTAACAGAAGATATTGAGTTATTAAAACCTCACTTCTTAAATAACCCTAAAGACAATCACTCAAAAAGAGGATTTTTAGCTAAAATAGCTCAACGTAAAGTTTTATTAAAACACTTAAGAGAAAACAACTTTGAAGAATACAACAAAGTTATTGAAGCTCTCAACATTCGTAAATAA